Proteins encoded together in one Bradyrhizobium sp. CB82 window:
- a CDS encoding DUF1810 domain-containing protein translates to MSDPFDLERFVQAQNDVYPGVVRELSAGRKRSHWMWFIFPQVAGLGFSAMSQRYAIGSRAEAEAYLAHPVLGPRLIECTGLLLAVKDRSINAILGAPDDAKFRSSMTLFEAVSDEAIFGQALVRYFAGERDGATLEILASLDR, encoded by the coding sequence ATGAGCGATCCTTTTGACCTCGAACGCTTCGTCCAGGCTCAGAACGACGTCTATCCGGGGGTCGTCAGGGAGCTCTCGGCGGGACGCAAGCGCAGCCACTGGATGTGGTTCATCTTCCCGCAAGTGGCGGGGCTCGGCTTCAGCGCCATGTCGCAGCGCTATGCCATTGGCTCGCGGGCAGAGGCAGAGGCCTACCTCGCCCACCCCGTGCTCGGGCCGCGCCTCATCGAATGCACCGGCCTCCTGCTCGCGGTGAAGGATCGCAGCATCAACGCGATCCTCGGCGCGCCCGACGACGCCAAGTTCCGCTCGTCGATGACGCTGTTCGAAGCCGTGTCGGATGAGGCGATCTTCGGCCAGGCGCTCGTCCGCTATTTCGCCGGCGAGCGCGATGGTGCGACGCTCGAGATCCTCGCAAGCCTCGATCGCTAG
- a CDS encoding DUF2778 domain-containing protein — translation MVSDAARAEKLLSRRRIGRAETFLLSLAAMALSLGAAAWIACGNETASLASAALPPNGPMTSFDDRFQPISPPRETGLRPIERSAVSMLQLKLRDAKALLAQQLVSNDWRSTLTEDDKQVAEAAPPPQKLDVPMPRSRPLQADLASQVASSQAFADSLPKSDNRSLLQKFSDILPGKIRLASLTPDSGLFRQGPDLAALGYGSQTAVYDISAKAVYLPSGVALEAHSGMGAMMDDPNHVDQRMVGATPPATYELKPREKLFHGVPALRMTPVDGTSALGRVGLLTHSYMLGPRGDSNGCVSIKFYDRFRKAYDDGEINRLVVVPSLKGATSVSQRASASDS, via the coding sequence ATGGTTTCCGACGCAGCACGGGCCGAGAAGCTCTTGTCGCGCCGCCGTATCGGGCGGGCGGAAACATTTTTGCTGTCGCTGGCCGCAATGGCGCTGTCGCTCGGGGCGGCTGCCTGGATCGCTTGTGGCAACGAGACCGCCTCGCTTGCCTCCGCCGCCTTGCCGCCCAACGGCCCAATGACCTCATTTGACGATCGATTCCAGCCCATTTCGCCGCCGCGCGAGACCGGTTTGCGTCCCATTGAGCGCTCGGCGGTGAGCATGCTCCAGCTCAAGCTCCGCGACGCCAAGGCGCTGCTCGCCCAGCAGCTCGTCAGTAACGACTGGCGATCGACCCTGACCGAGGACGACAAGCAGGTGGCCGAGGCGGCGCCGCCACCGCAGAAGCTCGACGTCCCGATGCCCCGGTCGCGCCCGCTCCAGGCCGACCTCGCCTCCCAGGTCGCCTCCAGCCAAGCCTTCGCCGATTCATTGCCGAAGAGCGACAACCGCAGCCTGCTGCAAAAGTTCTCCGACATCCTGCCGGGCAAGATCAGGCTGGCCTCGCTGACGCCCGACAGCGGCCTGTTCCGGCAGGGGCCGGACCTCGCCGCGCTCGGCTACGGTTCGCAGACCGCGGTCTACGACATCTCGGCGAAGGCGGTGTACCTGCCGAGCGGCGTGGCGCTCGAGGCGCATTCGGGCATGGGCGCCATGATGGACGATCCCAACCATGTCGACCAGCGCATGGTCGGCGCGACCCCGCCGGCGACCTACGAACTGAAGCCGCGCGAAAAGCTGTTCCATGGCGTGCCCGCTTTGCGCATGACACCGGTCGACGGGACCAGTGCCCTTGGCCGCGTCGGCTTGTTGACGCACAGCTACATGCTCGGACCGCGCGGCGACTCCAACGGATGCGTCTCGATCAAGTTCTACGATCGCTTCCGGAAGGCCTATGACGACGGCGAGATCAACCGCCTGGTCGTGGTGCCGAGCCTGAAGGGCGCCACGTCGGTGTCGCAGCGCGCATCGGCCTCGGACTCCTGA
- the minC gene encoding septum site-determining protein MinC, whose translation MEAAARPQRQLVRLRGRSYVAFVFVPTVPIVDWLQQIDATMARSPGFFAGRPVVVDLSSVDLSQSGITHLLGSLQERNIRVLGLEGVEEARLTPNMPPLLSGGRSCGLEPSVPKKAEVTKQPSSLLLETPVRSGQTVIFPEGDVTILGSVSSGAEVVAGGSIHVYGALRGRAMAGVNGHSSARIYCQKIEAELLAIDGFYQTADDIDAALRGKPAQAWLQGNTMRITALN comes from the coding sequence ATGGAGGCAGCAGCAAGACCTCAACGCCAATTGGTGCGCTTGCGCGGCCGATCCTACGTCGCCTTCGTCTTCGTGCCGACGGTTCCGATCGTCGACTGGCTCCAGCAGATCGACGCCACGATGGCGCGGTCGCCGGGATTCTTTGCCGGCCGTCCCGTGGTGGTCGACCTGTCCTCGGTCGATCTCAGTCAGTCCGGCATCACACATCTGCTCGGAAGCCTCCAGGAGCGCAACATCCGCGTGCTCGGCCTCGAGGGGGTGGAGGAGGCGCGGCTGACGCCGAACATGCCCCCGCTGCTCTCGGGGGGACGGTCTTGCGGACTCGAGCCGAGCGTGCCGAAGAAGGCCGAGGTCACGAAGCAGCCGAGCTCGCTGCTGCTCGAAACCCCCGTGCGTTCGGGCCAGACCGTGATCTTCCCCGAGGGCGATGTGACGATCCTGGGCTCGGTCAGTTCCGGGGCCGAGGTCGTCGCGGGCGGATCCATCCACGTCTATGGCGCGCTGCGCGGGCGCGCCATGGCGGGTGTCAACGGACACTCATCCGCGCGTATCTATTGTCAGAAGATCGAGGCTGAACTGCTTGCAATTGACGGGTTTTACCAGACCGCGGACGACATCGACGCCGCCTTGCGCGGCAAGCCGGCCCAGGCCTGGCTGCAGGGGAATACCATGCGAATTACAGCACTGAACTGA
- the minD gene encoding septum site-determining protein MinD, translating into MSKVLVVTSGKGGVGKTTTTAALGAALAQRGDKVVVVDFDVGLRNLDLVMGAERRVVFDLINVVQGVAKLPQALIRDKRLENLWLLPASQTRDKDALTEEGVRAVIADLRSRFDWVICDSPAGIERGASMAMRFADQAVIVTNPEVSSVRDSDRIIGMLDSKTVRAEKGEQVEKHILITRYDPSRASRGEMLNIDDILEILATPLLGIIPESQDVLKASNVGTPVTLSNADGAPARAYMDAAKRLCGENIRMTVPSEKKGFMDRLLRRRAA; encoded by the coding sequence ATGAGTAAGGTACTGGTCGTGACATCAGGCAAGGGCGGGGTCGGCAAGACCACGACGACTGCAGCCTTGGGGGCGGCGCTGGCGCAGCGCGGCGACAAGGTCGTGGTCGTCGATTTCGACGTCGGCTTGCGCAACCTTGACCTCGTGATGGGCGCCGAGCGGCGCGTCGTGTTCGACCTCATCAACGTGGTGCAGGGGGTTGCAAAGCTCCCGCAGGCCCTGATCCGCGACAAGCGGCTCGAGAACCTCTGGCTGCTGCCGGCCTCCCAAACCCGCGACAAGGACGCGCTGACGGAGGAGGGCGTCCGCGCCGTCATCGCCGATTTGCGCAGCCGGTTCGACTGGGTGATCTGCGACAGCCCCGCCGGCATCGAGCGTGGCGCCTCCATGGCGATGCGCTTTGCCGACCAGGCGGTGATCGTCACGAACCCCGAGGTCTCCTCGGTTCGCGACTCCGACCGCATCATCGGCATGCTCGACTCCAAGACGGTGCGGGCCGAGAAGGGCGAGCAGGTCGAAAAACACATCCTGATCACGCGCTACGATCCCTCGCGTGCGTCGCGTGGCGAGATGCTGAATATCGACGACATCCTCGAGATACTCGCAACGCCGCTGTTGGGCATAATCCCGGAGAGCCAGGACGTGCTGAAGGCCTCCAACGTTGGTACGCCAGTGACGCTGTCCAATGCGGATGGTGCGCCAGCGCGGGCCTACATGGACGCGGCGAAGCGGTTGTGTGGCGAAAACATCCGGATGACCGTGCCTTCCGAGAAAAAAGGCTTCATGGATCGTCTCTTGAGACGGAGGGCAGCATGA
- the minE gene encoding cell division topological specificity factor MinE: protein MSMGLLRLLRGNKASAPVARERLQILLAHERGLRGQPDLLGVLREEILAVVSKHVKLDPTKVIVRLERGDEVSTLEVDIEVPNDIERKRVAVG from the coding sequence ATGAGCATGGGTTTGCTCCGACTTCTGCGCGGCAACAAGGCGTCTGCTCCCGTCGCACGCGAACGGTTGCAGATCCTGCTTGCCCATGAACGTGGATTGCGCGGCCAGCCCGATCTGCTCGGCGTGCTGCGCGAGGAAATCCTCGCCGTCGTCTCGAAACACGTCAAGCTCGACCCGACCAAGGTGATCGTGCGGCTGGAGCGCGGCGACGAAGTCTCGACGCTCGAGGTGGACATTGAGGTGCCCAACGACATCGAGCGCAAGCGGGTGGCGGTCGGGTAG